TCGCGGCGGAAGTCGGTTTCGCTGAAGGCCCGCACGCAGGCTTCGGTGGCGCGGGGCGAGGCCAGCTGGCACATTGACTGCGTCCAGTCCAGCGTGGCCTGGCTGACGGGGTGGCTAACCAGCCCCACGCCGTAGAACTTCTTGCCGAAGCTGGCCAGGAAGTCGAACCGGTCTTTGCGGATATTGTCCACCATGTCGTCAAAGGTGTCTTTATCCACGCCGTCGGGGTTGTCGTCGGTTTTGAGCAAGAAGGGCGTTACGGCCGCCACAAACACCACTTTGCTCACGCGGGCCCCGCCGTGGCGGCTCATGTAGCGGGCCACTTCGCCGCCGCCCATCGAAAAACCCACCAGCGTCACGTTTTGCAGGTCCAACTCGTCCAGCACGGCTTTCAGGTCATCGGCGAAGGTATCGTAGTCGTAGCCATTCCAGGGCTTGGAGGAGTTACCGAACCCGCGGCGGGTGTAGGCCACCACGCGCATGCCGTGCTTGGGTAGCTCCGCCAGTTGGTGTTCCCACATTTCGTACGTGGCCGGCCAGCCATGAATCAGCACTACCGGAGTGCCTTGGCCTTGGTCGATATAGTGCAGGCGGATGTCTTGGCCGTTGGTGTCTTGGCCAACTTTGATGTAGCTCATAGCAGTGTGCGAAGAAGAAAGTGTGACAAGGATGAGGTACATACGGCGGGTTAAGCCCTGGGACAAGGTGAGGCCAAGATGTTGTACACGTGCCGCTAATCTGCGTCCTTTGACGGAATGAGCTTGTTTTTTGCCTTTCATCCCGCCGCGCGTGCTGCCTGCGTCCTTGGCCTGCTCCTGGCCTCCTGCCAGTCGGGTTCCTCCGATAAGCCCGCGGCCCGCGCCTTGGCCGCCCCACCGGCTGCGCCAGCCACTCCCCCCGACTCGCCCGGCACCTGGTACCGGCAGTACCGTACCCTGCTGCCCGGCTCCCCGGATAGTGTCACGGTGCACTTGCAACGCCTGGGCACCATGCCCGCCGATGAAGGCCCCGCCCCACTAAGTGGCTTTTACACCAGCGCCAACGGCCGCCCGCTAGAGCTGAGTGGCACCTTCTCGGCCGCCGCCCCCGACAGCCTCACCCTGCGCGACACCGACCCCAGCCTCGTCGATACCAACTACAACGGGCCCGTGTGGCGGCTGCGGCGCGAAGGCTCGGCCCTGGTAGGCACCCGCGCCGGCCAGCCCATCCGCCTACGCCTCGTGCCGCCCCAGGGCGGGGCGCTGGTTTCGCGCCAGTTCACCGATTCGATTCCGGCCCGGCCCAACACGCCCACCGACAGCATCTACGGCCACGTGTCGTTGCACGCCCTGGTGCCCGCGGGGCGCCCGGCCGTGGCCGCCACCCTGCTCCGCGGCCTGCGCGGCGACACACTCGATACGGCTGCGCCGCCCACCCTGGCCAGCCTGTGGCAAGAGCAGCGCCGCGCCTTTGCGGGCATGTACCAGGAAGAAGTGGGAGCGGTATTGGCCGAGTGTGCGGCCGACACCTCCGGCTATTGCCCCTCGGCCACGCTGCGCTACCAGGACCAGACCAGCATGCTGGTGCTGTGGAATGATGATAGGCTGCTGAGCGTTGGGTACTTCTCCTACCGCTACTCGGGCGGAGCCCACGGCATGTACGGCACCCGCGTGCTCAGCCTGGACCCGCGCACCGGCCGCGCCCTGCGCTACGCCGACATCTTCCGGCCCGGCTCCGAAGCTCAGCTGGAAGGCATCTTGGCCCGCTACGCCCGCCCCGCCCTGGGCCTCAAGCCCGGTGCCCCGCTCTCCGAAGCGTTATTTGAAGACACCTTGCCTGCCACTCACAACGTGTACCTGACCCGCGGCGGGGCCATGTTCGTGTACGGGCCGTATGAGGTGGCCTCATTTGCCCAGGGCGAGGTTCGGGTGTTTGTGCCACTGGAGGCGCTGCGGCCAGTGCTGAAGCCCGGTCTGCCGGTGGGTGGGGGAGAGGTAGCCAGCCGCTGAGCCGGTTGTGTCAGGCTAAGAAGGCACTGTCTGAACCTTCTTGCCATACGGTGGCTTAATAAAGAGAAAGAAGCCGGCACCACAAGGTGCTTTCAGTGTACCTGGTGTGCTGCGGACGAGCTGCAGCACCTGCCAGGTACAAAATCTTGCGCTTTCGGAGCCAACGTGCATCCGCCCTGCGGAAGACGGTACCTTTGACCGTTCTTTTCCCATTCTATGCAAGCACCCAAATTCGCGGCTTCCCGCTCGTTTCACCAGGAACTGAAGCGCCGCACCAACGCCTACTTCCAGGAAGCCGGCAAATCCACCACTGGCGGTAACGCCCTGTTCTTCAAAGCCGTACTGCTGACCTCGGCCTTCGCGGCCATCTACCTGCACCTCGTGTTCTGGACCCCGCCGGCCGCGGTAGGCGTGCTGGAAAGCGCCTTGCTGGGCCTCATCGGCGCCGCCATCGGCTTCAACGTCATGCACGACGGCGCCCACGGCTCGTTCAGCAAGCGCAAATGGGTTAATCAGTTTGCGGCCTTCACCCTCAACGTCATGGGTGGCAACTCCTTCATGTGGAACATGAAGCACAACCTCATCCACCACATGTACACCAACGTGGAAGGCGTAGACGACGACCTCGATGCCCAGCCCTGGCTGCGCCTGAGCCCGGAGCAGCCCCGCCGCCGCCTGCACCGCTTCCAGCACCTCTACTTCTGGTTTTTCTACGCCCTGCTCTTCCTGGCCTGGATTTTCTACATGGACTACCAGAAGTATTTTCGCCGCAAAATCGGTGACATGCCCCTCAAAAAAATGACAGCCACCGACCAAAGCGTGTTCTGGGGCTTCAAGGTGCTGCACCTGGGCCTGTTTGTGGCCCTGCCCATCGTCATGACCGGCTTCGTGAGCTGGCTGGTGGGCTTCCTGGTATTCATGTGCGTAGCCGGCTTCACCCTGAGCATTGTGTTTCAGCTGGCCCACACCGTGGAGCACACCGCCTTCGTGGTGCCCGATGCCACCACCCGCAAAATCGAGGACGAGTGGGCCATCCACCAGATTAAAACCACCGCCAACTTCGCCACCGACAGTAAGCTGATTAGCTGGCTGGTGGGCGGCCTCAACTTCCAGGTCGAGCACCACCTGTTCCCCACCATCTCCCACGTCCACTACCCGGCCCTGAACAAAATCATCCGCCAGGTTTGCGAGGAGTTCAACATCGAATACAACGAGTATCCCAAGATGCGCTACGCCGTAGCCTCGCACGTGGCGCACCTGCGGGAGCTAGGGCGGCGGTAAGAAAGATATTTATATCGTAGAAAAAGGCGGTTGTAGCGAAGTATATTCGCTATGGCCGCCTTTTCGTATGTTTGATAGAAAGGCATTATGTATGAAAACCATTGTATTGCAGCTTCCGGATTCAGTTTTGCTTAGTGAGCAGGAATTACAGGAGTTATTGCTTCAAAAATTGGCTGAAAAGGCAAGCGTTGGTCAACAACCTGATTCCGCAACTGTGCAGGTGCCAGCCAAGGATGCTGACGAGATTCGCCACCTCATTGGGTTGTACTATGCCGAAAAAGCGGCTAACTTGGTAGATAAATTGTGGGATGAAAATGGGTGGACGGCTGAAACTATGCACGCTTGGGTGCAGGAGCACATGCGTACTCCGTACCGTCGGGAATCGGCAGCGTGAGAATAGTCGTTGACACCAATGTGCTGCTGGCCAGTATCGGGCACCATTCACCTTACCGACGGTTGTTCAATGCCATTATGCAACGCGAAGTTGAGTTACTCGTCAGCACAAGCATCTTATTAGAGTATGAGGAAATTCTTACGGCTCGGAATAGTGCTGCAGTAGCAAGCAATGTTCTTCAGGCATTGAATAGCTTTTCGAACGTGCATCGTTACGACGTTTATTATGACTGGCGTCTCATTCACGCTGACCCCGATGATGAGAAGTTTGTGGATTGTTACGTAGCAGGGCGAGGTGATTATTTAGTCACAGATGATCATCATTTCGACGTTTTGTCTGGAATTGGTTTTCCATCTGTAAGGGTAATATCGGCACTGAGTTTTCTGCAATTACTATCCTAGCACTTCACTATTCTTCAACTTAAAGTGTATAGTTCAGAACAGAAACTCCGTATCTTTGCCGCCCCGCCAGGGTGGCGGGCCAGTACTAGCGTGCTGGAAATCAACCAACAACGCGTTTCGGAGGCGGGCCCTGCGCCGGACGTGTACACCAGGGCCAACCGCTAACTCATGGCAGAAGTAGTAGACAACTTCGACTGGGACAATGTCTCGGCTAATGCGTTCGGTGGTAACTATACCGCCGAGCAGCGCGCTGAGATGGAGCAGATGTACAGCAGCACGCTGAACACGGTCCAGGAAGAAGAAGTAATCAAAGGCACCGTGGTGGGCATCACCGACCGTGACGTCATCCTGAACATCGGCTTCAAATCCGATGGTCTGGTGCCCCTCTCCGAATTCCGCGACCTGACCGACCTCAAAGTTGGTGACGAGGTGGAGGTGTTCATCGAGGATCAGGAAGACCAGAACGGCCAGCTCATCCTGAGCCGCAAGAAGGCTAAGATTAAGCAGGCCTGGAAAGCCATCTACGATGCGCTGGAAAATGACACCGTGCTGGAAGGCGTGGTGAAGCGCCGCACCAAAGGCGGCCTCATCATGGACCTGGACGGCGTAGAAGCCTTCCTGCCCGGCTCGCAGATTGACGTGAAGCCCATCCGAGACTTCGACATCTATGTGGGCCGCCGTATGGAAGTGAAAGTGGTGAAAATC
This region of Hymenobacter sp. YIM 151500-1 genomic DNA includes:
- a CDS encoding alpha/beta fold hydrolase; translated protein: MSYIKVGQDTNGQDIRLHYIDQGQGTPVVLIHGWPATYEMWEHQLAELPKHGMRVVAYTRRGFGNSSKPWNGYDYDTFADDLKAVLDELDLQNVTLVGFSMGGGEVARYMSRHGGARVSKVVFVAAVTPFLLKTDDNPDGVDKDTFDDMVDNIRKDRFDFLASFGKKFYGVGLVSHPVSQATLDWTQSMCQLASPRATEACVRAFSETDFRRDLAAIQVPTLVIHGDNDQTVPIKSSGNLMGNYLKHATYITYEGAPHGLFITEKDKLNQDLAAFVTSAVSTAESSARR
- a CDS encoding DUF3298 and DUF4163 domain-containing protein, with protein sequence MSLFFAFHPAARAACVLGLLLASCQSGSSDKPAARALAAPPAAPATPPDSPGTWYRQYRTLLPGSPDSVTVHLQRLGTMPADEGPAPLSGFYTSANGRPLELSGTFSAAAPDSLTLRDTDPSLVDTNYNGPVWRLRREGSALVGTRAGQPIRLRLVPPQGGALVSRQFTDSIPARPNTPTDSIYGHVSLHALVPAGRPAVAATLLRGLRGDTLDTAAPPTLASLWQEQRRAFAGMYQEEVGAVLAECAADTSGYCPSATLRYQDQTSMLVLWNDDRLLSVGYFSYRYSGGAHGMYGTRVLSLDPRTGRALRYADIFRPGSEAQLEGILARYARPALGLKPGAPLSEALFEDTLPATHNVYLTRGGAMFVYGPYEVASFAQGEVRVFVPLEALRPVLKPGLPVGGGEVASR
- a CDS encoding putative toxin-antitoxin system toxin component, PIN family: MRIVVDTNVLLASIGHHSPYRRLFNAIMQREVELLVSTSILLEYEEILTARNSAAVASNVLQALNSFSNVHRYDVYYDWRLIHADPDDEKFVDCYVAGRGDYLVTDDHHFDVLSGIGFPSVRVISALSFLQLLS
- a CDS encoding fatty acid desaturase family protein; this encodes MQAPKFAASRSFHQELKRRTNAYFQEAGKSTTGGNALFFKAVLLTSAFAAIYLHLVFWTPPAAVGVLESALLGLIGAAIGFNVMHDGAHGSFSKRKWVNQFAAFTLNVMGGNSFMWNMKHNLIHHMYTNVEGVDDDLDAQPWLRLSPEQPRRRLHRFQHLYFWFFYALLFLAWIFYMDYQKYFRRKIGDMPLKKMTATDQSVFWGFKVLHLGLFVALPIVMTGFVSWLVGFLVFMCVAGFTLSIVFQLAHTVEHTAFVVPDATTRKIEDEWAIHQIKTTANFATDSKLISWLVGGLNFQVEHHLFPTISHVHYPALNKIIRQVCEEFNIEYNEYPKMRYAVASHVAHLRELGRR